In the genome of Vicinamibacteria bacterium, the window TTGACGGTCTCTCTGAAGCTCTCGAGTGCCTCGTCGGCGCGTCCGAGACCCGAGAGCGCCTTGGCAAGAAGAAAAATGGACGTCGGACTCCGCTCTCCCCGATTGATCAGCTCGGTTAGTTTGCCACGGGCTTCCTCGAACCGACCGCGCGCGATGCTGACCGCCGCCAGCAGGACGATGCCTTCCGGATCGTCCGGCTTCGAACGTTGCGCTCGTTGCAGGCATTCATGAGCCTCCTCGAACCGTCCCGCCATGCTGAGGGCTCTCCCCAGCTCCAAGTGAACGACGAACGACGACGGGGACTCCGAGGAGGCCTTGCGAAGCAATGCGACCGCGCGATCGGCGGTGCCCTGGACCAAGGCAACGTAGCCAGCACGGAAATTCCGACCTAGAATCCGATAGGATTCCGCCCGCGGCTCCGCCTTGTCGCCGATGGCGAGCTCGAACAATTCGTCGAGCCCCGGCACGAAGTCGTCTTCGGTCGTCTCTCGGATCCCATCCGAGGCTTCCCCGGGTCGGCTCAATCGTTCGCAGGTTCCGATGAGGCCGTCGAGCGGGATTCGTCGTAGGTCCCCCGCCGTCAGCACCGAGCGCGCTCGGAAATACTCCGACCGGGCTCGCTCGAACTCACCCGAGAGGAACAGCTGATCAGCCCGCTGCTTCAATCGCTCATGGCCAAGAAGTCGATTCCACAAATAAGTGAGCATGGCTTCCGCTTGTCGAAGATTGTCCTTCGCTTCTCCACTTTCTAGTACTCAATGCCGTGGCGGGACCTGTAATTCACCGGCCGCCACGGCTCGGGGCTGCTTACGGCGCGGCAGGCGCGCCGGGCTCGCTCCGCTCGCGCAGGGTGGGAGTCTTCATCACCCTGCCCGTTTGCGGTATATTAATCCTTGCCCATCCATCGGTCATATGAGTCTGCTCGATCGCCTTCGACCGAAGTGGCAGAACACTGACCCAGAGGTTCGCGCCCAGGCCGTCAAGGATCTCGACCGAAACGAGACCGAGCTGCTTACGTCGGTTGCCACCGAGGATCCGGATCTCAGGATCCGCCGTATGGCGATCAAGAAGCTCGACGCTCCCCGACTGCTTCTCGACGTCGCCGAACGAAACGACGATCCCGCGGTCAAGCGGTTCGCGCGATCCAGAGCACGACAAATTCTCGTTCGCATCGCCTGCGACGAACGGGACGCCTCCGAGTCGAAACGTGCCCTAGCGCTGCTTTCCGATGGTTCCGACCTGGTGACGGTCGCGGACAAGGCCTGCTTCCCCGAGGTTCGTGAGGAAGCCTTCGGGGCGATTGTCGACGACGATTCCCTCGCGACGCTGGTCCTGAAGTCTCGCAATCCCGAGCTTCGGACGGCGGCGCTCGAGCGGATCGAGTCTCCCTCCGCCCTCAAGACCATCGCAGTGAAAGACGACGTGGGAGACGTGGCGCTCGTGGCCCTGGGCAAGCTCGAGGACATCCGTCTCCTCGAAGCGGTCGCGGGCCACCGCGGCGCGAGCCGATCCGTGAGGCGGAACGCGTATCTCAAGCTGTCCCGGCTCGTCCCCTCGGATCACCCCATCAAGATGCGAGCGAGGGAAAGGAAGCTCGAGAAGATCTGTCGGAACGCCGAGCGCCTGGCGACGACTCTTGTCGGCGTGACGTCGAGCGAGCTCGAGGCGCTCGAGAGAGACTGGAGTGCAACCGAGG includes:
- a CDS encoding tetratricopeptide repeat protein; translation: MLTYLWNRLLGHERLKQRADQLFLSGEFERARSEYFRARSVLTAGDLRRIPLDGLIGTCERLSRPGEASDGIRETTEDDFVPGLDELFELAIGDKAEPRAESYRILGRNFRAGYVALVQGTADRAVALLRKASSESPSSFVVHLELGRALSMAGRFEEAHECLQRAQRSKPDDPEGIVLLAAVSIARGRFEEARGKLTELINRGERSPTSIFLLAKALSGLGRADEALESFRETVKLEPTFHEAFFEAGRLKLREGQIEAAFELLNRACALAPDEIPYNREVAELVLSYRLDEEAGLAACDRLMVTDEENRWQYLSWIAELYVRRGWRREARDPLEKALGLLPAGKEMERLEIERRLASL